In Dioscorea cayenensis subsp. rotundata cultivar TDr96_F1 chromosome 9, TDr96_F1_v2_PseudoChromosome.rev07_lg8_w22 25.fasta, whole genome shotgun sequence, a genomic segment contains:
- the LOC120268609 gene encoding uncharacterized protein LOC120268609, whose product MGKEVAKGILHGSDVASYDLLIWYAGFKCGCRPMLFLDGTHLLGKYGGILLGATAKDGNEGLFHLTFAIVDNETDDNWTWFISTLGDTIYGEDDYHKIITFILDRSKGLVNAIAKVFPSAPHGYCLRHLQEKFLKANGHLRKGLKDECWSLIVKIAYACTSSEYDASVQDDYLMYKRRENCMKWETHLCQEIHKKIEKNIEESRCLVIGRSDGDIFEVVDKQVNYVDLRNRTCSCHRWEVYGLPCQHACCAILQTDVNIHHFVEGYHTVALYKEAYESPIFPIPNHDKPMDVGRHLYIRPPISKKRPGRPRKRWIESQAFGVRDLHCSRCHEVRHNRATCNEVIAD is encoded by the exons ATGGGTAAAGAGGTGGCAAAGGGAATTCTCCATGGAAGCGACGTTGCAAGTTATGATCTGTTGATATGGTATGCAG GTTTTAAGTGTGGTTGTAGACCCATGCTATTCCTCGATGGCACCCATTTGCTAGGTAAATATGGTGGCATCCTACTAGGTGCAACTGCAAAGGATGGTAATGAAGGTCTATTTCATCTGACTTTTGCTATTGTTGATAATGAAACTGATGATAACTGGACGTGGTTCATTTCCACTCTGGGTGATACAATATATGGTGAAGATGACTACCACAAAATCATTACATTCATTTTAGACCGTTCTAAAGGGCTTGTTAATGCTATTGCCAAAGTCTTCCCCTCTGCCCCACATGGGTACTGTCTGCGACATCTCCAAGAAAAATTTTTGAAGGCTAATGGTCACCTACGGAAAGGATTAAAAGATGAGTGCTGGAGCTTGATTGTTAAGATTGCATATGCATGCACATCTTCAGAGTATGATGCATCT GTTCAAGATGATTACCTAATGTACAAGCGGCGCGAGAATTGCATGAAATGGGAAACCCATCTTTGCCAGGAGATTCACAagaagattgaaaaaaatattgaagaaagcAGATGCTTAGTCATAGGCCGATCTGATGGTGATATTTTTGAAGTCGTGGACAAGCAGGTCAACTATGTCGATTTACGTAATAGAACTTGTTCGTGTCATCGGTGGGAGGTGTACGGTCTTCCTTGTCAGCATGCCTGCTGCGCAATCTTACAAACTGATGTAAACATTCATCATTTCGTGGAAGGCTACCACACAGTCGCATTGTACAAAGAAGCATATGAGAGTCCAATATTCCCTATACCGAATCACGACAAACCGATGGATGTGGGTCGACATCTCTATATTCGTCCACCTATTTCAAAGAAGAGACCCGGACGACCAAGAAAAAGGTGGATTGAATCACAAGCATTTGGTGTTCGTGACTTACATTGTAGTCGATGCCACGAAGTTAGGCATAACAGGGCCACATGTAATGAAGTAATTGCAGACTAA